One part of the Prunus persica cultivar Lovell chromosome G5, Prunus_persica_NCBIv2, whole genome shotgun sequence genome encodes these proteins:
- the LOC18776465 gene encoding CTP synthase: MSPFEHGEVFVLDDGGEVDLDLGNYERFLDVTLTRDNNITTGKIYQSVLDKERRGDYLGETIQVVPHITDAIKTWVESISLIPVDGKEGPADVCVIELGGTVGDIESRPFIEALRQLSFSVGQENFCLIHVSLIPVLGVVGEQKTKPTQHSVRDLRGLGLTPHLLACRSAQPLLENTKEKLSQLCHVAAGNILNIHDVPNIWHIPLLLRNQNAHHSILQQLNLLSIAMPPDLRDWTKMAETYDNLTNSVRIAMVGKYVAFTDSYLSVVKALLHACVACSLKPSIDWIAASDLEDDSATLTPEAHAAAWETLQNAACILVPGGFGDRGVKGMILAAKYARENNVPYLGICLGMQISVIEFARSVLSLERADSTEFDEHTPNPVVVFMPEGSRTHMGRTMRLGCRRTLFQTPDCITSKLYHNSEYVDERHRHRYEVNPDVIGILEEAGLKFVGKDDSGRRMEILELPSHPFYVGVQFHPEFKSRPGKPSALFLGLILAATGQLETYLDQHPNTS, translated from the exons ATGTCTCCCTTTGAACATGGGGAGGTTTTTGTTCTCGATGATGGTGGAGAG GTTGATTTAGACCTCGGCAACTATGAACGATTCCTAGATGTCACTCTTACCAGGGACAACAACATTACCACTGGGAAGATATATCAG TCTGTCCTGGATAAGGAGCGGAGAGGCGATTACCTTGGAGAGACTATTCAG GTTGTTCCACACATCACTGATGCCATTAAGACCTGGGTCGAATCAATTTCTCTCATTCCCGTCGATGGAAAAGAAGGCCCTGCAGATGTTTGTGTTATAGAGTTGGGTGGGACTGTGG gtGACATTGAATCTAGGCCATTCATTGAGGCTCTGCGCCAATTGTCTTTTTCAGTTG GGCAAGAAAACTTCTGTCTTATTCATGTGAGCCTGATTCCGGTACTGGGTGTTGTTGGAGAGCAA AAAACAAAGCCTACCCAACATAGTGTGCGGGATCTAAGAGGATTAGGCTTGACTCCTCATCTATTAGCATGTCGCTCTGCGCAG CCATTATTGGAAAATACGAAGGAGAAACTTTCACAATTGTGTCATGTTGCA GCTGGTAATATTCTCAATATCCATGATGTACCAAACATTTGGCACATTCCTCTCTTACTTAGG AACCAAAATGCTCATCATTCAATTCTTCAACAACTAAATTTACTAAG CATTGCTATGCCTCCTGATTTAAGAGATTGGACCAAGATGGCAGAGACTTACGATAATCTCACAAATTCT GTGAGGATTGCCATGGTGGGGAAGTACGTTGCCTTTACAGATTCATATCTATCTGTAGTGAAG GCCCTTTTACATGCTTGCGTCGCATGTTCTTTAAAGCCATCAATTGACTGGATTGCCGCTTCTGACCTTGAAGACGACAGTGCCACACTG ACACCAGAAGCACATGCTGCTGCATGGGAGACTCTACAG AATGCTGCATGCATCTTGGTTCCCGGCGGATTTGGAGATCGTGGAGTGAAAGGTATGATATTAGCTGCAAAGTATGCGAGAGAGAACAATGTTCCTTATCTTGGGATTTGTTTGGGCATGCAGATTTCCGTGATTGAGTTCGCAAGATCC GTTTTGAGTTTAGAAAGGGCGGACAGCACAGAGTTCGATGAACATACCCCAAATCCTGTTGTAGTTTTTATGCCCGAG GGTTCAAGAACACATATGGGAAGAACAATGAGACTGGGATGCAGAAGAACACTTTTCCAGACTCCTGATTGTATTACTTCAAAGCT GTACCATAACTCGGAGTATGTGGATGAACGGCATCGGCATAGATATGAG GTGAACCCAGATGTTATTGGAATTCTTGAAGAAGCGGGCCTAAAATTTGTAGGGAAGGATGACAGTGGAAGACGAATGGAG ATTTTAGAGCTTCCAAGCCATCCATTCTATGTAGGAGTGCAATTTCATCCAGAATTTAAATCACGGCCTGGGAAGCCCTCAGCTCTCTTTTTAG GTCTCATCTTGGCAGCAACAGGGCAGTTGGAAACATATCTTGACCAGCATCCAAATACAAGTTGA
- the LOC18775970 gene encoding H/ACA ribonucleoprotein complex subunit 4, producing MASSDDERTPVKAVAKVTDTEKKKKKHRAKDDDLDKDFMIKPQSSTPSMDTSQWPILLKNYDRLNVRTGHYTPLPSGYSPLKRPLAEYIRYGVINLDKPANPSSHEVVAWIKRILRVEKTGHSGTLDPKVTGNLIVCIDRATRLVKSQQGAGKEYVCVARLHSAVPDVAKVARALEALTGAVFQRPPLISAVKRQLRIRTIYESKLLEFDADKHLVVFWISCEAGTYVRTLCVHLGLLLGVGGHMQELRRVRSGIMGEKDNMVTMHDVMDAQWVYDNHRDESYLRRIIMPLEVLLTSYKRLVVKDSAVNAICYGAKLMIPGLLRFENDIEVGEEVVLMTTKGEAIALGIAEMTTAVMATCDHGVVAKIKRVVMDRDTYPRKWGLGPRASMKKKLIAEGKLDKHGKPTESTPQEWTRNVVLPTGGDSIVAGTAAALATEPAPAEKETTLVEEKKEKKKKDKHKDEEESKESRKRKLEERAESPVPVPAKKSKGEEVDKSEKKKKKKKDKENGVLEASDVEKSEKKVKKEQKDKVEAGSPETEKSEKKKKKKNKEAEENGAATPAGADDLKGDGEADKSEKKKKKKKKDKADAEED from the coding sequence ATGGCTTCGTCTGATGATGAACGAACCCCAGTGAAGGCTGTGGCGAAAGTGACAGatacagagaagaagaagaagaagcatagAGCCAAAGACGATGATTTAGACAAAGACTTCATGATTAAGCCCCAGAGCTCGACTCCCTCCATGGACACCTCCCAGTGGCCTATCCTTCTCAAAAACTACGACCGCCTCAATGTTCGAACTGGACACTACACCCCTCTTCCCTCCGGGTATTCCCCACTTAAGCGCCCTCTTGCCGAGTACATCCGATATGGTGTTATCAATCTTGACAAGCCTGCCAACCCCTCCTCGCACGAGGTTGTTGCTTGGATTAAACGCATCCTTCGTGTAGAGAAAACTGGCCACAGTGGTACTCTGGATCCCAAGGTTACAGGTAATCTCATTGTCTGTATTGACCGAGCTACGCGACTTGTGAAGTCCCAGCAGGGTGCAGGGAAAGAGTATGTCTGTGTTGCACGCTTGCATTCAGCCGTGCCGGATGTTGCCAAGGTGGCTCGGGCCCTTGAAGCCCTTACTGGGGCTGTCTTTCAGAGGCCACCTTTGATATCAGCAGTCAAGAGGCAGCTTAGGATTAGGACTATATATGAAAGCAAGCTACTTGAGTTTGACGCAGATAAACATTTGGTCGTTTTCTGGATTTCATGCGAGGCAGGAACCTATGTGCGTACGCTGTGTGTGCATTTGGGTCTGCTTCTTGGAGTGGGAGGGCATATGCAGGAGCTGAGGAGGGTCAGGTCTGGAATTATGGGCGAGAAAGACAACATGGTTACCATGCACGATGTCATGGATGCTCAATGGGTGTATGATAATCATAGGGATGAGAGTTATTTGCGGAGGATCATCATGCCTCTTGAGGTGCTGTTGACCAGTTATAAGAGATTGGTTGTCAAGGACTCAGCAGTGAATGCCATTTGCTATGGTGCCAAGTTAATGATTCCAGGGCTGCTCAGGTTTGAGAATGATATTGAGGTTGGAGAGGAAGTTGTGCTTATGACTACCAAAGGAGAAGCAATTGCATTGGGAATTGCTGAGATGACCACTGCTGTGATGGCAACTTGTGATCATGGTGTGGTGGCAAAGATTAAGAGGGTGGTGATGGATCGGGATACTTATCCAAGGAAGTGGGGATTGGGACCAAGGGCGTCCATGAAGAAGAAGTTAATTGCAGAAGGGAAATTAGATAAGCATGGGAAGCCTACTGAGAGTACCCCTCAAGAATGGACGAGGAATGTGGTTTTACCTACAGGTGGGGATTCTATTGTTGCAGGCACTGCTGCTGCGCTTGCCACTGAACCTGCTCCGGCAGAGAAGGAGACCACTCTTGTagaggagaagaaggagaagaaaaagaaggacaAACACAAGGATGAAGAGGAATCTAAGGAGAGTCGTAAGCGCAAACTAGAGGAAAGGGCCGAGAGCCCTGTTCCTGTTCCTGCTAAGAAAAGCAAAGGTGAAGAAGTTGACAagtcagaaaagaaaaagaagaagaaaaaggacaaAGAGAATGGTGTTTTGGAGGCTTCAGATGTGGAGAAGTCAGAGAAGAAGGTGAAGAAGGAACAGAAAGATAAAGTTGAAGCTGGTTCACCTGAAACCGAAAAgtcagagaagaaaaagaagaagaaaaacaaagaggcTGAGGAAAATGGTGCTGCGACTCCCGCTGGCGCTGATGACTTGAAGGGTGATGGCGAGGCTGATAAGagtgagaaaaagaagaagaagaagaaaaaggataaAGCAGATGCAGAAGAGGATTAG
- the LOC18777530 gene encoding ATP synthase subunit delta', mitochondrial, which yields MFRQASSLLGRPACPSRFRALCTEVPAANPNADSAFIESWKKVIPIMDPPKTPSTYMEPRPPTPSSLPSKLTVNFVLPYSSELSGKEVDMVMVPATTGQMGVLPGHVATIAELKPGILSVHEGSEVTKYFVSSGFAFIHANSVADIVAVEAVPIDQIDASLVQKGLAEFTQKLSSATTDLEKAEAQIGVDVHSALNSALTG from the exons ATGTTTCGTCAAGCCTCAAGCCTCTTGGGTCGACCCGCTTGCCCGAGCAGGTTCCGAGCCTTGTGCACAGAGGTCCCGGCGGCCAATCCCAACGCCGACTCAGCCTTCATCGAGTCATGGAAGAAAGTGATACCAATCATGGACCCACCCAAAACTCCATCAACCTATATGGAGCCCCGCCCTCCCACACCTTCTTCTCTCCCTTCCAAACTCACCGTCAACTTTGTCCTCCCCTACTCCTCTGAGCTCTCTGGCAAAGAG GTTGACATGGTTATGGTACCAGCAACAACTGGACAAATGGGTGTCTTGCCTGGCCATGTAGCAACAATCGCAGAGCTTAAGCCCGGTATCCTCTCGGTGCACGAAGGGAGCGAAGTGACCAAGTATTTTGTGAGCAGTGGGTTTGCTTTTATTCATGCAAATTCTGTTGCTGATATAGTCGCTGTGGAGGCTGTTCCAATTGACCAGATTGATGCAAGCTTAGTGCAAAAGGGACTTGCAGAGTTCACCCAGAAGCTCAGTTCAGCCACAACCGATTTGGAGAAAGCTGAAGCACAGATTGGGGTTGATGTTCATAGTGCTCTCAACTCTGCTCTCACTGGTTGA